In Spirobacillus cienkowskii, a genomic segment contains:
- the tssB gene encoding type VI secretion system contractile sheath small subunit codes for MARGTQQKLSTYKPPRVQITYDLEVNGERKTQELPFVTGVMANFSGHQHQKVKKLKNQKFIEVNKENFNNVVSSVAPKLNIAVADKVNNREGKTKIELNFSSIDDFNPGKIVNNVDFLNKLMDTRKKLLELQAHVECNEKLEETLIQFLKDPAALKQLAHAKKSDLSEASAEQLNN; via the coding sequence ATGGCAAGAGGAACACAACAAAAACTTTCAACTTACAAGCCACCACGCGTGCAAATTACTTATGATTTAGAAGTTAACGGAGAAAGAAAAACTCAAGAACTTCCTTTCGTTACTGGTGTAATGGCAAATTTTTCTGGGCATCAACACCAAAAAGTAAAAAAATTAAAAAATCAAAAATTTATCGAAGTCAATAAAGAAAATTTTAATAATGTTGTCAGTTCTGTTGCACCAAAATTAAATATTGCTGTTGCAGATAAGGTAAATAACAGAGAGGGTAAAACCAAAATAGAATTAAACTTTTCTTCTATTGATGATTTTAATCCAGGAAAAATTGTTAATAATGTTGATTTTCTTAACAAATTAATGGATACAAGAAAAAAATTATTAGAACTTCAAGCTCATGTAGAATGTAATGAAAAACTAGAAGAAACATTAATCCAGTTTTTAAAAGATCCAGCAGCATTAAAACAGCTAGCACACGCAAAAAAAAGTGATCTGTCTGAAGCTTCTGCAGAACAATTGAATAATTAA